Below is a window of Desulfurococcus amylolyticus Z-533 DNA.
CAGTAAACCATATTTTTCATCCTTCCAGGTTCTCCTTACACACATTATACAGGTGAAGTTACAATTATTGGTGACCTCCACCTGTAGACTACGTGGCATCTTACTCATTAGTACTATCCACCTGCTATTGGAGGGAATATAGCTATTACATCTCCATCCCTAAGCTTTAACTCCTCGATAAACTGTATGTGTCTACCATTTACGAGGATTATCCTATCACTCCTATATCCCTTACTCGGCAGAGACTTCATCAATGAAGTCTCTGCCGAGGATTTCACCAGCTTTCTCAATAGCTTCCCTAAACTCATCACTCTCTACTTCAACCTCTATCTCGCTTACACCATATTTCTCTCTAAGGGAAGCAAATAAGCGTATTTTAACCTTGGCCAAGAGAGAACACCTTTCCAGTTCAAGCAAGTCTAAAAAGCCTTATAGATAAAAAAATCTTAGAGTTCTATCCCAAGCTCCCGGAGTTTCTCAATAGTGGGGACTCCATTTATCCATCCTCTTAACTCATAGTACTCCTTCAACATCATGTCTAGTTCAACTACCTGCCCCTCAGCAGGTCCTTTAGGCATAGGCTCTCTTAACAGTCTAGGTGGTAATGTATCGTCTTTGGCTGAGAACCCGTAGAGGAACATTATATATCTCTCTAGGTTGTATATTCTCTCACCAATAGTCATGATCTCCTGCTCGGTAAGGCTGAATCCTGCTACCGCATTGAATAGTCTAGCATAGTCTCTAGCACCTATCTCGAATGTAGTGAAGAGGCAGTTGACAGCGGAGTTTACGACTGATGTTAGATCCTGGAAGATCTTAACAAGTTTAGCCTTCCCCTGTGGGCTTAATGGATCTGTTTTCTCGGGTAAACCAAGTACTTCTGATGCCACAGTGTATCCTGATACATGACAACCTCCTCTATTGGCGGTTGCATAGTTTAACCCTATTCCTTTTATAGCTCTTGGATCGTATGCCGGCATCTCTAACCCCTTAACACTCATGCTCAGCTCTGGTGCACCATACATCTCTGCAAGCCTCTTGCTTCCAAGGGCAAGTCTTGCTCCAAACCCAGCTCTATAAGCTGTCCTCCATACAGCGTCGACTAATGCGGCTGGATTACCGAATCTCAGATCTATGCCCTCTAGATCCTCACTTGGTATTAATCCTTTCTCATAGAGCTCCATGGCCGTAGCAATGGTTGCACCCATGCTTATAGTGTCTAATCCTAGCTCATTACAGAGATGGTTCGCCTTTATTATTGCCTCAAGATCCATTACACCAGTATCATTGCCGAGCGCCCATATTGATTCGTATTCTGGGCCCTCACTGTATAGTACCTGGTATGGCCCAAACTGTACACGCGTCACCCTGCCACACGCTATCTGACATCCCCAGCATGGTCTGCGCTTTATAAGGTATTTCGATGCAAGG
It encodes the following:
- a CDS encoding MoaD/ThiS family protein produces the protein MKSLPSKGYRSDRIILVNGRHIQFIEELKLRDGDVIAIFPPIAGG
- a CDS encoding aldehyde ferredoxin oxidoreductase family protein, with translation MKGGYAGKILFINLTDKTIHEEYVNPSIAEKYIGGKGYALYVLYKKYLKEYMNKGLSPRDIDPLGSENVLAFATGPITGIPGVPSPGRYHVMALKSPLTGSVASANSGGEFGPFLKFAGYDLVFIEGEAEKPVYIEIVNGHVDIRDASDLWGLNTFTTTSILKKRVNHKNTSVACIGPAGENKVLFAAIINDEHRAAGRTGVGAIMGSKKLKAIVVAGDNQPQIANTEEYRKLVTEMTERIRKNPVTGGGLPQYGTAVLVNIINQIGGLPYKNWQYGYNPEADKISGETLASKYLIKRRPCWGCQIACGRVTRVQFGPYQVLYSEGPEYESIWALGNDTGVMDLEAIIKANHLCNELGLDTISMGATIATAMELYEKGLIPSEDLEGIDLRFGNPAALVDAVWRTAYRAGFGARLALGSKRLAEMYGAPELSMSVKGLEMPAYDPRAIKGIGLNYATANRGGCHVSGYTVASEVLGLPEKTDPLSPQGKAKLVKIFQDLTSVVNSAVNCLFTTFEIGARDYARLFNAVAGFSLTEQEIMTIGERIYNLERYIMFLYGFSAKDDTLPPRLLREPMPKGPAEGQVVELDMMLKEYYELRGWINGVPTIEKLRELGIEL
- a CDS encoding MoaD/ThiS family protein: MAKVKIRLFASLREKYGVSEIEVEVESDEFREAIEKAGEILGRDFIDEVSAE